The window ATTGCCCCTGATGCAAAAAGCGGTGCCGTTGTAGAAGTCAATTGCGAAACCGACTTTGTTGCCAAAAATGAAGATTTCATCAGTTTTGTCAATAGCGTTGCCCAGTTGATCGCAGAAAAAAACCCTGCTGACGTCGTTGCGCTGGCTGACTTGCCAATGGGTGAGGGTACTGTTGAAACAACCCGTGCCGCACTGGTTGGTAAAGTGGGTGAAAACATGGCCATTCGTCGTTTCAGCCGTTTCGAAACAGAAGACCAGCTGGCCAGCTATGTTCATGGCGGCCGTATTGGCGTTCTGGTTGACTACAAGGGTGATGCTGAAGTTGGTAAAGATCTTGCCATGCACGTTGCCGCAACCAAGCCTAAAGCGCTGGACGCATCAGGTGTAGCGCAAGCCGATATCGACGCAGAGCGCTCTGTTGCTGAGCAAAAAGCGGCTGAATCAGGCAAACCCGCCGAGATCGTTGCCAAAATGGTTGAGGGTTCTGTCGCTAAATTCCTCAAGGAAGTAACCCTGATGAACCAGCCTTTCGTTAAAAACGACAAGCAAAGCGTTGAGCAAATGCTCAAAGAGAGAAAAGGCGCAATCAGCCGCTTTTCTCTGTTCGTGGTTGGCGAAGGTATCGAGAAAAAATCAACTGACTTTGCCGCAGAAGTTGCTGCGGCAGCTGCCGGTAACTAATTTCTCGTTATTACGGTCGCGTTTTTCCTGGTACAGGAAAGCGCGTCCCGTAATATTCCGGCCATATAATACAGGCCACCTGATCCCTTACGGGTTATCAGTCCAAAGCATCCCCTTTTAAGGGGATTCTTTTTGAATTCCGTAAATGTGGTAGCCAGAGTGGTTACAATAGCGTGTCAATTTTCTAAGGTAGTTCGGCCATGAGCAGCAAATACAAACGTGTGCTTTTAAAACTTTCGGGTGAAGCATTAATGGGCGAAGACGCCTACGGAATCAACCGCAGTACCATCAATCGCATGACCGGTGAAATTGCCGAGGTTTCGCGTATGGGCGTGGAGCTGGCCATTGTCATTGGTGGCGGTAATATTTTCCGCGGTGTTGCGCCCGGCGCACAGGGCATGGACCGTGCAACCGCTGACTACATGGGTATGATGGCTACCGTCATGAATGCGCTGGCGTTGCAGGATGCACTCAAAGGGCACGGCGTCGTCACCCGCGTACAATCTGCCCTGAATATCGACCAGGTCATCGAGCCGTATATCCGCCCCAAGGCGTTGCGCTATCTGGAAGAAAACAAAGTTGTCATATTTGCAGCAGGCACCGGCAATCCCTTTTTCACAACTGACACGGCTGCCGCATTGCGAGGCGCAGAAATTGGAGCAGAGATCGTCCTGAAAGCAACCAAAGTTGACGGTGTGTATTCAGCTGACCCCAATAAAGATCCCACTGCGACCCGCTATTCCCGTATCAGCTTCGACGAAGTGATTACGCGTCGCCTGGAAATTATGGATGCCACGGCGTTTGCGCTGTGTCGCGACCAGAAACTGCCCATCAAGGTGTTTTCCATCAACAAACCCGGGGCGCTTGCCCGCGCGGTTTGCGGTGAAGATGAAGGCACGCTCGTACACGTATAAAGGATAGAAATGAGTATCTCCGAATTGCAGAAATCGGCTGAGAGCCGTATGAACAAATCACTGGACACGCTGAAAACGAATTTGTCCAAAATTCGCACCGGTCGTGCCACTGCCGGCATTCTCGATCACGTTTCTGTGGACTATTATGGTTCTGCCGTACCTGTCAGCCAGGTGGCGGCAGTCAATGTGGTCGATGCCCGCACCCTGAGCGTTCAGCCCTGGGAAAAGCAGATGGCTGGCCCTATTGAAAAGGCAATTCGTGAATCCGACCTGGGTCTCAATCCGGTGTCCATGGGAGATAGCATCCGCGTTCCTATGCCCGCCTTAACAGAAGATCGTCGTCGTGATCTGGTAAAAGTGATCAAAAACGAAGGCGAAGACGCCAAGGTGGCGGTCCGCAATCTGCGCCGTGATGCGAACGACGGCTTTAAAAAATTGCTCAAGGATAAAGACATTTCCGAGGACGACGACCGTCGCGCCCAGGATGTCATCCAAAAGCTCACCGATCGCTTCGTTGCTGAAATCGACAAGATCGTTGCGCAGAAAGAAGCTGAAATCATGACGGTTTGATCGTGCCGGTACTTTTTTACGGCATTGTTTATAACTGAATAGATCAACTCATGAAATCAAGTTCCACACTCTGCGTTCCGGAGACCGGCAGCATACCCAGGCACATCGCCATTATCATGGATGGCAACGGGCGCTGGGCAACCCGCCGGTTCATGCCCCGAACGGCCGGGCATGCCAAAGGGGTGCAGGCGGTACGAAGGGTGGTGGAATATTGCGGTGCCAACGGCATTGACTACCTGACCTTGTTTGCATTCAGTTCAGAAAACTGGCGCAGGCCGCAGGAAGAGGTGTCGCTGCTCATGAAGCTCTTTGTGCAGGCGCTGGAAAAGGAAGTGTCTCGCCTGAACAGCAATAATGTCCGGCTGCGGGTCGTGGGTGATCTGTCGCCGTTCGAGCCTTATTTACAGAAACTGATCCGGGACGCTGAAGCCGTGACCAATGGCAATAGCGGCCTGACACTGACCATTGCGGCCAACTACGGCGGCCGCTGGGATATCCTGCAGGCATTTCGCAAAATGTTGCAGGCTCATCCGGAACTGGCCCAGGAGACAGAGCAGGTATCCGAGCAAATGCTCAATGAATATCTGTGCATGCACTGGGCGCCGGAACCCGACCTGTTTATCCGTACAGGCGGCGAAAGCCGTATTTCCAATTTTCTCGTCTGGCAGCTTGCCTATACCGAATTGTATTTTACCGACTGTTACTGGCCTGATTTCGGTGCCAAAGACATGGATCGGGCCATAGAGTGGTATCGTGGGCGGGAACGCCGATTTGGCCGGACCAGCGCGCAAATTTCGGATGATTCCCCGTCCGCCTGAAGGAGAGCGCATGTTATTGCAGCGCATCATTACTGCGGTCGTTCTGTTGATCGTTCTGTTGCTGGTTACCGTGTTTTTGCCACCAGTCAGTTTTCGCGTTTTCATTGCCATCGCCAGTGCGATTGCTATGTGGGAATGGCTGCGCTTAACCGCTACGGCCAGCGCGGCCCGAATGATTGCCCTTGTTTATCTGATTGCGGCCGGATGGGTAGCGATCTCCGGGTTTGATGATATAGCGGTAGTCGGACCCGGTGCCGCAATTCCAGGGGCGCCATGGGCTGGCTGGATGGGGCAGATGGCCACTGCTGTTGCTGCATTGGGCGCGCTGTTCTGGACTGTGGTGGTGCCCTTTATTCTGAGTCGTGCTGATACGCAGCGTACAGCGGCGAGTACGCTCATCAGCTTGGCTGCTATCATTATCGTTGGCGGCAGCGCGCTGGCGCTGGCCATGCTGCACCAACAACATGGGGCCTGGTTCATTTTCTCGTTTCTGGCCGTTATCTGGTGCGCAGACACCTTCGCCTATTTTGGCGGCAAGCATTTCGGCGGAGCCAAACTGGCGCCTGCCATCAGTCCGGGCAAAACCCGATCTGGTGCGATCTGCGGTTTGGTTGCGGCGGTTATCTGGATGCTGGCCACCATGTTTATCGAAGGCAGTTTTGCAGCGTACGTGCACCAGTATTTTCCCGCTGTTGTGGTGTTGTTGGTGGGTGCGGTGCTGGCTATCTATTCCATGATCGGCGATTTGTTTGAATCGCTGATCAAGCGCCGTGCCGGCGTCAAGGATTCAAGCAATCTGCTGCCTGGGCATGGTGGCTTCTGGGACCGGTTTGATTCGATCCTCTCGGTTACGCCGCTGGTGCTTGCCCTGTGGATGCTGATCCGGCATTATTATTAAACGGCGCTCGCGCCCAAACACTTTTCCGGAAAAGAAGATCCATGCAGAATATTACGATTTTCGGAGCAACCGGCTCGATTGGTGACAGTACGCTTGATATTGTGCGCCGCCATCCAGATAGGTTCAGTGTGTATGCACTTAGCGCCCAGCGACGTATGCAGAAGCTGGCGCAGCTTGCGCTTGAGTTTGGGGCCAAAGTTGTGATCGTTCCCGACGTTGCTGCGGTTGATGTGTTTCGCGCGAACTGGCCTGCCCATCAGGCGCTGCCAGAGATCAGGATGGGCGAACGGGGGCTGTGCGAAACAGCCCGGGATCCAGAAACCGATTGTGTGGTGGCGGCGATTGTAGGCATCGCCGGCCTGGCATCGGCATTTGAGGCGGCGCAGGCGGGCAAGCGTATTTTACTGGCCAACAAAGAGGCGTTGGTTGCTGCGGGTTCGCTGTTTATGCAAACGGTACAGGCCCATAACGCGCAGTTATTGCCTGTGGATAGTGAACACAATGCCATTTTCCAGTGCCTGCAAAATGGCCGGGAACAACAGCACATACAGCGGCTTATTCTTACTGCCTCGGGCGGCCCGTTTCGGAATACGGCTATAGAGGAACTGGAGCATGTGACGCCGGAACAGGCCTGTCGTCATCCTAACTGGAGTATGGGGCAGAAAATATCCGTAGATTCGGCTACCATGCTCAATAAAGGCCTGGAAGTGATTGAGGCGCATTTTCTGTTCGGCTTGCCTGCCGACAGGATCGATGTCGTTATTCATCCGGAAAGCACCGTCCACTCCATGGTCGAGTTTATTGATGGGTCTCTATTGGCCCAACTGGGTAATACGGATATGCGCATCCCGATCTCTTATGTAATGGGATATCCGGAGCGCATCGATAGCAATACGCCTGCCTTTGATTTGCGCAAGCTGCAGCAACTGAATTTTTCGCTTCCCGATTTTGGGCGGTTTCCCTGTCTGAAACTGGCGTTTGAAGCGTTACGTGCAGGCCAGGCCGAATGCATTGCCCTGAATGCAGCCAATGAGATCGCTGTCGCTCATTTCCTGCAAGGAGGGCTGCGTTTTACCCAAATCGCCCAAGTGATTGAGCAGGCGCTGAACTGGCAAAGCGGTCAGGACAGCGCTATCGGTCACATTGATGATGTTTTCCAGCTAGACCTCCTGGTTCGCGAACGCGCCAGGGCGTTTTTACCTGCTTCAGTCTGATTATTATGCTCTCCAGTATTGTATTTTTCATCATTACGATCAGTATCGTCGTTGCTTTTCATGAATTGGGGCACTATCTGGCCGCAAGAGTGTGCGGCGTGTATGTGGAGCGGTTTTCGCTGGGCTTTGGTAAGGTGCTGCTTAGTCGACGCGACAGGCATGGCACCGAATGGGTTATTTCGGCGCTGCCGCTGGGTGGGTACGTCAAGCCGCAGGCCGAACCCGAGGCGGGCGCCATGGGCCGGCCGGGTAGGGGAGCCATGAGTGAGAAGTCGCCCTGGCAGCGTATGCTGATTTTTGCAGCAGGGCCTGCCTTCAGCCTGCTGCTGGGCATTCTTATTTATTCTGTCATGTATATGGCAGGCAGTAATGTGCCGAAGGCAATACTGGGCGCGCCGGAAAATGGAACGCCGGCGCAGGTCGCGGGTGTGAAGAAAGGAGATCAGGTGGTCGGCGTCAATGGTACCACCATCCATTCCTGGACCCAATTGCAGCAGCAGTTGCTGGAGCCCATGATTCTGGGGCAGTCTGTCACCTTGCAGCTGCGTGCTCAGAACAATACCGATAGAGATGTGACGATTGCCTTACTGCCGGCGCCTAAGGATCTTGAAGGGGTGAATTTGTCCAGACTGAACGGACTGGATATTGATGCGCCGCCCCCCGTAGCAGCGCAGGTGATTGCCGGCGGTGCCGGCGAGGCAGCCGGAATAAAACAGGGTGATGTCATTATGCAGGCAGGCAGCCGCGTGGAGCCGGATGCTCGGGCGTTTATCGAAGAAATCGAGCGAAACGGCGGGCAGCGGGTGCCCCTGGTTGTGCTGCGCGATGGTCAGCGCCTCACCCTGGACGTCACGCCTCGCCCGACGCAGGGCACGGATGGCGTATCGCAGGGTAAGATCGGCGTAGCGCTGCAGTCCGGGTATCCAATGACATTCGTACGCTACGGCGTATTTGAAAGCGTGGCGCTGGCTACGACACGTACACTCGATACTGCCTGGTTTTCGGTAAAAATGCTGGGCAAAATGCTCATAGGCCAGGTGTCCTGGAAGAATATCAGCGGACCGGTCACCATTGCCGATTATGCCGGCAAGTCTGCCAGTCTGGGGCTGGAGCGATTCGTGGAGTTCATCGCCCTCATCACCATCAGTATCGGTGTACTTAATCTGATTCCTATCCCCGGTCTGGATGGTGGGCAAATGCTATTTGCGTTTTTCGAGATCCTGCGGGGCCGTCCCTTGCCGGCATTTGTGCAGGAGAAGGGGCTGGCGGTGGGCTATATGCTGCTGCTGGCTCTGATGGTCGTGGCATTTCTCAATGATGTTATGAGAATTACCGGGTAACATCTGTATGGCCTCTAACGTACTAACATACAAGGATTTTGCTGACAAGACGCTGCGTTCTGACATACAATTTAGCGCTTATGCATATCCGAATCCACAAGGAAAGTCCGAATGTCTTTGAGACAGCTTAGTTCAATGAAAAAGAAAGCGATCCCGGCTCTGGTCGCAATGCTCATTCTTCCGCAGGCATCTTTTGCATTTGCACCATTCGTGGTGCAGGATATTCAGGTAAGGGGTTTACGCAGTACTGATCCGGCAACCCTGTTCAATTACGTTCCGGCCCGTGTGGGCAAACAGTTTACAGAAGCAGAAGCGACAGACTCGGTCAAGCGGCTTTTTGCTACCGGGCTGTTCAATGACGTCAATATTTCCACGCGCAATCGGATTGTGTACGTAGATGTGGTAGAACGTCCGGTCATTTCATCGGTCACGTTCGATGGCATGAAGGCCTTTGATAGCAAAACCATTACCGAAACACTGTCGGGCGTGGGCTTCGGCGCAGGGCGCGCATACGATGAAGCCCTGCTTGAACGAGCCAAAAACGAAATTCGGTCGCAATATGTTTCAAAAGGTCATTATGGCACAGAAGTCACTTCAGCAATTACGCCATTGCCCAATAACCGGGTCGGCATCAGCTTCAATGTGCAGGAAAGCGGTATCTCGCGTATTCGTGACATCCATTTTGTAGGCAATGAAGCCTTCTCCGAAGGCACGTTGCGCGATCAGATGGACATGACCACACCCGGCTATATGACCTGGTATACGGGCACGGATAAATATTCGCGTGAAAAACTGGATACGGATACGGAAAATATTCGCAAATATTACCTGGATCGCGGCTATCTGGATTTCTCCATGGATTCGCCACAGGTCAATATCACCCCCGATCGTGAAGATATATCGATCAACCTGACCGTCAATGAAGGCAAGCCTTATAAATTGCGCAAGGTGCAACTGGCGGGTAACCTGATGGGGTTGAATAATGAGCTGCAGGCATTAATCGTACCTAAGCCCGGTGAAACATATAGTGAAGAACGGGCGAAAGAAACGACCGATGCCATCAAGAACTATCTGGGTGGCCTGGGGTACGCGTTTGCCAACGTAAATGCCAATCCGGTAACCGATAAGGAAACCCAGGAAGCCGATCTGACCTTTTTTGTCGACCCCGGTCGTCGCGTATATGTAAACCGTATCGATATTGGCGGTAACGTGCGCACGCGTGATGAAGTCATCCGACGCGAAATGCGCCAGCAGGAAGCCGGCTGGTACGATGAAAACCGTTTGTCCCAGTCCAAGGACCGGATCAATCGTCTTGGTTATTTCAACAGCGTCGACGTGACACAGATGCCGGTTGCCGGTACCGACGATCAGGTTGATGTGAATGTGGACGTCAAGGAAAAGCCGACCGGCCTGATCAATCTCGGTGTCGGTTATGGTACGACAGACAAACTGTCATTTACTGCCGGTATCAGCCAGGAAAATATTTTTGGTTCCGGCACCGATCTTGGTTTGCAGGTAAACACCAGTAAACGCTATCGTAATATCAGCCTGACCCATACCGATCCGTACTGGACAACCAGCGGCATCAGTCGCACCACTTCGCTGTACTATCGTACCGAAACGCCGCTTAACTATAACGTTGAGCAGGATGAGGATTCCTATCGCACCCGCACTATCGGCCTGGGAATGAACTTTGGAGTACCCATTTCCGAGAATGACCGGATCATCCTGGGTGCAACCTTCGAAAACAGCAAAATCAAGTTACCAAGCGAAGATTCCGGCTATCTGATTCCTAAGGCCTATCGGGACTTTGTGGATGATTATGGCGAGTCTACTAATGTCCTGATGCTCAATCTGGGCTGGAGAAAAGACACCCGTGACAACGCGCTGGCGCCAACGCGCGGTTATCTGAGCTCCGTACAGGGTACATTGGGCGTAGGTGATCTGAAATATTACATGTTAAGTGCGCAGCAGCAGTATTACCTCCCTCTGGGCAAGGACTATACGCTGGCCTTCAATCTGAGTGCCGACTATGGCCGCTCACTGTCTAAAGACAAGCCGTTCCCGGTCATCAAGAACATTTATGCCGGTGGTATTGGCTCGGTACGTGGCTATGAGGGCGCTTCTCTGGGTGCCCGCGATCCGGTTTCAGGCGATTATCTTGGCGGTTCAACCCGGGTGGTTGGTAATGTCCAATTGTATCTGCCGTTCCCTGGTACACATAATGACCGTTCATTGCGCTGGTTTGTCTTTGCCGATGCTGGCAGGATTGGCACAACAGGGAAGTCAACCTGCACGACCGGTAATGCTGATGAAGGTGGAATTGTCGAGGATCCATGCGGCTGGCGCTATTCGGCTGGTGTAGGTTTGTCCTGGCAGTCCCCGCTGGGGCCACTGGAAATTTCCTAT of the Advenella mimigardefordensis DPN7 genome contains:
- the frr gene encoding ribosome recycling factor; protein product: MSISELQKSAESRMNKSLDTLKTNLSKIRTGRATAGILDHVSVDYYGSAVPVSQVAAVNVVDARTLSVQPWEKQMAGPIEKAIRESDLGLNPVSMGDSIRVPMPALTEDRRRDLVKVIKNEGEDAKVAVRNLRRDANDGFKKLLKDKDISEDDDRRAQDVIQKLTDRFVAEIDKIVAQKEAEIMTV
- the rseP gene encoding RIP metalloprotease RseP, with product MLSSIVFFIITISIVVAFHELGHYLAARVCGVYVERFSLGFGKVLLSRRDRHGTEWVISALPLGGYVKPQAEPEAGAMGRPGRGAMSEKSPWQRMLIFAAGPAFSLLLGILIYSVMYMAGSNVPKAILGAPENGTPAQVAGVKKGDQVVGVNGTTIHSWTQLQQQLLEPMILGQSVTLQLRAQNNTDRDVTIALLPAPKDLEGVNLSRLNGLDIDAPPPVAAQVIAGGAGEAAGIKQGDVIMQAGSRVEPDARAFIEEIERNGGQRVPLVVLRDGQRLTLDVTPRPTQGTDGVSQGKIGVALQSGYPMTFVRYGVFESVALATTRTLDTAWFSVKMLGKMLIGQVSWKNISGPVTIADYAGKSASLGLERFVEFIALITISIGVLNLIPIPGLDGGQMLFAFFEILRGRPLPAFVQEKGLAVGYMLLLALMVVAFLNDVMRITG
- the uppS gene encoding polyprenyl diphosphate synthase, producing MKSSSTLCVPETGSIPRHIAIIMDGNGRWATRRFMPRTAGHAKGVQAVRRVVEYCGANGIDYLTLFAFSSENWRRPQEEVSLLMKLFVQALEKEVSRLNSNNVRLRVVGDLSPFEPYLQKLIRDAEAVTNGNSGLTLTIAANYGGRWDILQAFRKMLQAHPELAQETEQVSEQMLNEYLCMHWAPEPDLFIRTGGESRISNFLVWQLAYTELYFTDCYWPDFGAKDMDRAIEWYRGRERRFGRTSAQISDDSPSA
- the pyrH gene encoding UMP kinase, which produces MSSKYKRVLLKLSGEALMGEDAYGINRSTINRMTGEIAEVSRMGVELAIVIGGGNIFRGVAPGAQGMDRATADYMGMMATVMNALALQDALKGHGVVTRVQSALNIDQVIEPYIRPKALRYLEENKVVIFAAGTGNPFFTTDTAAALRGAEIGAEIVLKATKVDGVYSADPNKDPTATRYSRISFDEVITRRLEIMDATAFALCRDQKLPIKVFSINKPGALARAVCGEDEGTLVHV
- a CDS encoding phosphatidate cytidylyltransferase, whose amino-acid sequence is MLLQRIITAVVLLIVLLLVTVFLPPVSFRVFIAIASAIAMWEWLRLTATASAARMIALVYLIAAGWVAISGFDDIAVVGPGAAIPGAPWAGWMGQMATAVAALGALFWTVVVPFILSRADTQRTAASTLISLAAIIIVGGSALALAMLHQQHGAWFIFSFLAVIWCADTFAYFGGKHFGGAKLAPAISPGKTRSGAICGLVAAVIWMLATMFIEGSFAAYVHQYFPAVVVLLVGAVLAIYSMIGDLFESLIKRRAGVKDSSNLLPGHGGFWDRFDSILSVTPLVLALWMLIRHYY
- the tsf gene encoding translation elongation factor Ts; the protein is MAVITASMVKELREKTDAPMMECKKALSEAEGDMARAEEILRVKLGSKASKAASRVTAEGLIGLYIAPDAKSGAVVEVNCETDFVAKNEDFISFVNSVAQLIAEKNPADVVALADLPMGEGTVETTRAALVGKVGENMAIRRFSRFETEDQLASYVHGGRIGVLVDYKGDAEVGKDLAMHVAATKPKALDASGVAQADIDAERSVAEQKAAESGKPAEIVAKMVEGSVAKFLKEVTLMNQPFVKNDKQSVEQMLKERKGAISRFSLFVVGEGIEKKSTDFAAEVAAAAAGN
- the bamA gene encoding outer membrane protein assembly factor BamA, producing the protein MSLRQLSSMKKKAIPALVAMLILPQASFAFAPFVVQDIQVRGLRSTDPATLFNYVPARVGKQFTEAEATDSVKRLFATGLFNDVNISTRNRIVYVDVVERPVISSVTFDGMKAFDSKTITETLSGVGFGAGRAYDEALLERAKNEIRSQYVSKGHYGTEVTSAITPLPNNRVGISFNVQESGISRIRDIHFVGNEAFSEGTLRDQMDMTTPGYMTWYTGTDKYSREKLDTDTENIRKYYLDRGYLDFSMDSPQVNITPDREDISINLTVNEGKPYKLRKVQLAGNLMGLNNELQALIVPKPGETYSEERAKETTDAIKNYLGGLGYAFANVNANPVTDKETQEADLTFFVDPGRRVYVNRIDIGGNVRTRDEVIRREMRQQEAGWYDENRLSQSKDRINRLGYFNSVDVTQMPVAGTDDQVDVNVDVKEKPTGLINLGVGYGTTDKLSFTAGISQENIFGSGTDLGLQVNTSKRYRNISLTHTDPYWTTSGISRTTSLYYRTETPLNYNVEQDEDSYRTRTIGLGMNFGVPISENDRIILGATFENSKIKLPSEDSGYLIPKAYRDFVDDYGESTNVLMLNLGWRKDTRDNALAPTRGYLSSVQGTLGVGDLKYYMLSAQQQYYLPLGKDYTLAFNLSADYGRSLSKDKPFPVIKNIYAGGIGSVRGYEGASLGARDPVSGDYLGGSTRVVGNVQLYLPFPGTHNDRSLRWFVFADAGRIGTTGKSTCTTGNADEGGIVEDPCGWRYSAGVGLSWQSPLGPLEISYAHPIRPKPGDNKQKFQFQIGTSF
- the dxr gene encoding 1-deoxy-D-xylulose-5-phosphate reductoisomerase, whose translation is MQNITIFGATGSIGDSTLDIVRRHPDRFSVYALSAQRRMQKLAQLALEFGAKVVIVPDVAAVDVFRANWPAHQALPEIRMGERGLCETARDPETDCVVAAIVGIAGLASAFEAAQAGKRILLANKEALVAAGSLFMQTVQAHNAQLLPVDSEHNAIFQCLQNGREQQHIQRLILTASGGPFRNTAIEELEHVTPEQACRHPNWSMGQKISVDSATMLNKGLEVIEAHFLFGLPADRIDVVIHPESTVHSMVEFIDGSLLAQLGNTDMRIPISYVMGYPERIDSNTPAFDLRKLQQLNFSLPDFGRFPCLKLAFEALRAGQAECIALNAANEIAVAHFLQGGLRFTQIAQVIEQALNWQSGQDSAIGHIDDVFQLDLLVRERARAFLPASV